The genomic stretch CTGAGATGCCCTGCCCCAGTGAATGAATTTTAATGTACTTGGTTTCAACCCTAAATTCTTAGTTTCACTGTTCTCTATGTTGTATTTCATGTCTCAAATTCATAAATTACAACACAACTCTTATTTAAagctttctctgaaataaatttatcttaggaagtaaacaataaaagaaaactacattAGTTTGATTTTGTCCTTCCACCGTACAGGCACCACTAgatctaaaaacaaaatcatcacttctttgctcattttcccatttctgattcttttttcaaGGAAGACTTCTACTCAATAGACTTAATAATCTCATAGCTATTAGTGTTTGTGAAATCTGCTTAAAGCCAGATCTTATGTTGCTTTATAACCAAATAGAATGATTCTATCTGAATGGTTATATCACATATCATAACAGACAATCATAAGATGCTGAAGTTTGTTTGCATTGATTGCTAGGCTTCATACAAAGAGGAATGCTTATTACTTCCACCAACTACTACATCATCAAAATATGCACAAGTGCCCAGGAACTGACACATTCCTTAGAGGTTTACTCTAATAGTGAAAATCAACGCATTCATAATTTTAATAGTGTGCTGATGTTCAAAATGttcatgcattaaaaaatatagtcATATTCCATGTATAGCCATGACTATTCTTAGCCTTTCAGGAAAACATTGTGCATCCCTCATTAAAATTGTATTAATAcataagatcagaaataagaagACTCCACAAAATTTGTTGAATTTGAGTAACTACTCAGAAATGGAGAGATTCTTTGTACTTGACTAATACAGAGAAATACATCACACTAAGGTGAATCTTCAGATTAAAGCTGATAGAGCTAGAGAAAGAAAGGCAATTAATATCCACCTCTTGAGAAATGTTCGACAAATGATACTAAACACCAACAAATACAAGAATTGCTCCCAGTTTTCATATTGAATACTTAAATTTTTTGCAGTTTCTATTTCATACAAAATCTTTCTATCTGTGAAAAACTTTGCAAACTGAAGCTATCACCAACAGAATGTACTTTGCTTAATGCACTGATAGGATTGAACTCAGTAACTCTTATGTTTACTACAAATAGCTTGTAAAAGTTGCATGGCATCAGTTATATGGgctaaaaaaaattccactatTTATACTCTAAACCATAGAAGCCAGTAAATCTAACTAATGCTATCCATATACTGGGAACGGGTAATTCTTCTCAAGATTATTGAGTATCTTATTTCCGATGATTGTAAAACATAAGCGTTATCTTCTGAGAATGGAATAGATTATGGTTCTCCTGTCTGTTTCCTAATAGGTTGGATGAAAGAATGCCACTCGAAGGAGCAAATGAACCTGATCAAGTTTCCTTAAAAGTAGATGCTGACATCTTGCAAAATGCACTAGCTGAGAATGACACACCCTATTATGATGTGTCCAggtgagtttcttttttattgagatttattttagaaagtaggttttgaaatataaatgtttcACTTTTTGTGTCATTATGAAGCTATTCCTACAGTACAATGTTAGAGGTTTCCATGTGCCATTGCTTCATGCAACCTGATTTACTGAAGCTCTAGCAGCTGTACATGATTTTCATGTAGAGAGATTGCAACAAGCTAGAATCAACAAATCCTTCACTTAACAGAGTGAACAATTCAGGTATAGACAGAGTAGCTCTATATGGAAGGCAAAGTGTAAAAATTCCTGATTTGGATGGGAAAGTTGGCTAACAGTCCCTATGGGCCTCTCtatcttaaaagattttgtttccaAATATGTTGACAGGAGAAATAGCAAAACATATAATAAGCTTTTTGCTAAAAATCAGAATAGTTTCTCCTTGTATATATCTTTATTCAGAGTAGAAGAAACAAAGCACcattaataaataaggaaaactcatttaaatatattatttttcccaGCTATTGGAGAATTAGTTTAATTCAATTAATATGGAGACatacttctaaaatttaaattctttagtTTTTCAAAGTTTTGTGCTAGAAATATATATCTCAATATAAGTGATTAGAAAATATATCTTATTAGGTAATCAAGAAGACTTTTTTTGCACTTAAGTTTGCATGAGAAGCTTTCAAATAGCTGCTAAtacatttctttcctatttaatgaggcaaaataatattttaagaaattatttaagaaataatggctaTCCTTCTTCTTTTAGGAATGCCAGACATGCTGATGGAGTTTTCACCAGTGACTTTAGTAGACTTTTGGGTCAGCTTTCTGCCAAAAAATACCTTGAGTCCCTTATTGGAAAACGAGTTGGGTAaagatgatttattatttttatcaaacaCATTATGATTATTTAATCTGCAAGTTATTGTTTTTCACTGTTAACACTTTACTTACTTACTAACTCTTGATGATGTGCAATTTAATTGAAAAAcaatttatattcttaaataaaatatacaggcCCATGGATTAGGGAAATAGACTTTTTAGTGATATCCTATTACTCATTGgcatacttatttttcttaaatgtcaaTCATTTATAAATCTGCAATCAAATTGAACTAGACACagtaaaaaaaagacataatataAACTGaatcaaattttaatatttaccacagtatttgttttttaattcctgatCAACCGAGCCTTGgaagttctttctttaaatggcCAATTGCTGAATATTTATATGGCACTATTCAGGGTGGCAAAGCttataaagaatgtatttttaaagaaattttcctCCCAATGAAGCAGAACACAACTTcaaccattttccttttttaaaaataaattatttgctcAATTAGTACAAAAAGTGTGTTAAGGTTCCCAGTAAGTACCAAAATATGTTGGAGTATTCATTGCTCCCTTATACTTAGGcttagatatattttcatttcagtcttTTTGTAGTAGAAAAGACACTGGGCATTGGAATTCTTTTTTATCTGACTCCAAGATATTTGGAACTTTGGCATATTTACCATTTCTTATTAAAACTCTTTGATTTCCTTTCCCTGTATTCTTTAGCAATAACATCTCAGAAGACCAGGGACCAATCAAACGCCACTCAGATGCAGTGTTCACTGACAACTATACCCGCCTTCGAAAACAAATGGCTGTAAAGAAATACCTGAACTCAATTCTGAATGGGAAGAGGAGGTAAAAAAACAGAGAACTTGctaaaatgagaaattataaaTGGGTTCGGAAATAAAAGCTACATAAGAAGAGTTATTTATCAATCTATCTCACTATCTACACTCTGTGAAGCAGT from Canis aureus isolate CA01 chromosome 1, VMU_Caureus_v.1.0, whole genome shotgun sequence encodes the following:
- the VIP gene encoding VIP peptides isoform X1, whose amino-acid sequence is METRSKSQLLVLLTLVSMLFSHTLAWPLFGAPSALRLDERMPLEGANEPDQVSLKVDADILQNALAENDTPYYDVSRNARHADGVFTSDFSRLLGQLSAKKYLESLIGKRVGNNISEDQGPIKRHSDAVFTDNYTRLRKQMAVKKYLNSILNGKRSSEGESPDFPEELEK
- the VIP gene encoding VIP peptides isoform X2; its protein translation is METRSKSQLLVLLTLVSMLFSHTLAWPLFGAPSALRLDERMPLEGANEPDQVSLKVDADILQNALAENDTPYYDVSRNARHADGVFTSDFSRLLGQLSAKKYLESLIGKRVGNNISEDQGPIKRHSDAVFTDNYTRLRKQMAVKKYLNSILNGKRSEGESPDFPEELEK